One window of Trifolium pratense cultivar HEN17-A07 linkage group LG5, ARS_RC_1.1, whole genome shotgun sequence genomic DNA carries:
- the LOC123886464 gene encoding swi5-dependent recombination DNA repair protein 1 homolog, with protein sequence MARTKEEARKQIHDQNVSSSTPSSSLNRSPSPPPPPSSPKPSEYVSDTPSPPTNQNLEKLAQVSSDQVIVNPQTPITTIQDPSFLESTQNKPQNPNPVSESRSEDWIIPLSTIVSTLAKNPTSSKPKKTKTFDRSKVRKSARIMSGRKPVVDTIVHVIHNSDSENTLSENPQIENASATQSEPSPTSKLKTKTASKAKITTSSSVKKKSEAEKDKGKGKEIRLKDMIFEKKELRVPMVFDTPENALLI encoded by the coding sequence ATGGCTAGAACCAAAGAAGAAGCTAGAAAACAAATCCATGACCAAAATGTTTCCTCATCCACACCTTCATCTTCTCTCAATCGTTCACCttcaccaccacctcctccatCTTCACCAAAACCATCTGAGTATGTTTCAGATACTCCTTCACCTCCTACAAACCAAAATCTTGAGAAATTAGCTCAAGTTTCATCTGATCAAGTGATTGTAAATCCACAAACTCCAATTACCACTATTCAAGATCCATCTTTCTTAGAATCTACACAAAATAAACCTCAAAATCCAAACCCTGTTTCTGAATCTAGATCAGAAGATTGGATCATCCCTCTCTCAACCATTGTTAGTACTCTTGCAAAAAATCCTACCTCATCTAAACCTAAGAAAACCAAAACCTTTGATAGATCAAAGGTTAGAAAATCTGCACGCATCATGAGTGGAAGAAAACCAGTTGTTGATACAATTGTTCATGTTATTCACAACTCTGATTCTGAGAATACTCTCTCAGAAAACCCTCAAATTGAAAATGCTTCTGCTACGCAATCTGAACCATCTCCCACTTCCAAACTCAAAACCAAAACTGCTTCCAAAGCCAAAATCACTACCTCATCATCTGTGAAGAAAAAGTCTGAAGCTGAGAAGGACAAgggaaaaggaaaagaaatcaGACTCAAAGATATGATCTTTGAGAAAAAGGAATTAAGAGTACCCATGGTATTTGATACACCGGAAAATGCACTACTTATTTag
- the LOC123887459 gene encoding uncharacterized protein LOC123887459 isoform X2 produces MGLIHVIILVTLQGRGNHACSPFLQPFSLAFAPPFSPMLIRILLIRISFNIILIVTFTLFILLNGINFSSTGASFTQRKRVTESSTGSFPRRGRLTSVTEESSCVSLTYDAEKIGLDSMDVEALKKLNKNKKLVKKLAKKYHSFLASEVVIKQIPRLLGPGLNKAGLN; encoded by the exons ATGGGTCTTAtacatgtaataatcctagtCACTCTTCAAGGGAGAGGTAATCATGCGTGTTCTCCTTTTCTTCAACCTTTCTCTCTCGCGTTCGCTCCTCCGTTCTCTCCCATGCTCATCAGAATCCTCCTCATCAGAATCAGTTTCAACATCATCCTCATTGTCACCTTCACTCTCTTCATCTTGTTGAACGGAATCAACTTTTCTTCCACCGGCGCATCTTTCACACAACGAAAGCGCGTTACCGAGTCTAGCACCGGAAGCTTTCCACGGCGTGGGAGATTGACAAGCGTGACAGAGGAGAGTTCTTGTGTGTCTCTCACTTATGAT GCTGAGAAAATAGGACTGGACTCGATGGATGTTGAAGCTTTGAAGAAGCTCaacaaaaataagaaactaGTGAAGAAATTGGCTAAGAAGTACCATTCATTTTTAGCTTCAGAAGTTGTTATCAAGCAAATTCCGCGTCTTTTGGGTCCTGGACTCAACAAGGCAG GTTTGAACTGA
- the LOC123887459 gene encoding uncharacterized protein LOC123887459 isoform X1 → MGLIHVIILVTLQGRGNHACSPFLQPFSLAFAPPFSPMLIRILLIRISFNIILIVTFTLFILLNGINFSSTGASFTQRKRVTESSTGSFPRRGRLTSVTEESSCVSLTYDLPLDQGGGEGKAMDIEAKGTFRPQRLLQIADRFELNGADVLKKKTHLLNFLQTTTYDIFEESWFFFFSSSQTV, encoded by the exons ATGGGTCTTAtacatgtaataatcctagtCACTCTTCAAGGGAGAGGTAATCATGCGTGTTCTCCTTTTCTTCAACCTTTCTCTCTCGCGTTCGCTCCTCCGTTCTCTCCCATGCTCATCAGAATCCTCCTCATCAGAATCAGTTTCAACATCATCCTCATTGTCACCTTCACTCTCTTCATCTTGTTGAACGGAATCAACTTTTCTTCCACCGGCGCATCTTTCACACAACGAAAGCGCGTTACCGAGTCTAGCACCGGAAGCTTTCCACGGCGTGGGAGATTGACAAGCGTGACAGAGGAGAGTTCTTGTGTGTCTCTCACTTATGAT TTACCATTAGATCAAGGAGGAGGTGAGGGTAAAGCTATGGACATAGAAGCTAAGGGAACATTTAGGCCTCAGCGACTCTTACAGATTGCAGACAG GTTTGAACTGAATGGTGCTGATGTATTGAAAAAAAAGACCCACTTACTGAACTTTTTGCAGACTACTACTTATGATATCTTTGAAGAGTCTTGGTTTTTCTTCTTCAGCTCAAGTCAAACTGTATAG
- the LOC123887039 gene encoding thioredoxin reductase 2-like: MSLLHTPPLRTPHPNLIDKIFQTKYLHSNSAVASNSAVCVRTNSKVDFSSRPFRVFTDSRTVEADSVIVATGAVAKRLPFTGSGDGPDGFWNRGISACAVCDGAAPIFRNKPLAVIGGGDSAMEEATFLTEYGSEVYIIHRRDTFRASKIMQSKVLSNSKIMVIWNSAVVEAYGDGENKKLGGLKVKNVVTEEVSDLKVSGLFFAIGHEPATKFLDGQLELDSDGYVVTKPGTTKTSVEGVFAAGDVQDKKYRQAITAAGTGLMLLASLGSECEETMLKQLMLLEFGKRTMLLKLKRPLKLLKELHSKFRKVLRIDVILVV, translated from the exons ATGTCCTTGCTTCATACACCCCCACTTCGCACACCTCACCCTAACCTAATAGACAAAATCTTTCAGACAAAATATCTCCACTCCAACTCCGCCGTCGCTTCCAACTCCGCCGTCTGTGTTCGTACCAATTCTAAGGTTGATTTCTCATCTCGTCCTTTTAGAGTTTTTACTGATTCAAGAACCGTTGAGGCTGATTCCGTTATTGTCGCTACCGGTGCTGTTGCGAAACGGTTACCGTTTACTGGCTCTGGTGATGGTCCTGATGGTTTCTGGAACCGAGGGATCTCAGCTTGTGCTGTTTGCGATGGTGCTGCTCCGATCTTTAGAAACAAGCCGTTAGCGGTGATCGGAGGTGGTGACTCGGCTATGGAGGAAGCAACGTTCTTAACAGAATATGGTTCAGAAGTTTATATAATTCACCGTAGGGATACGTTTAGGGCTTCGAAGATTATGCAGAGTAAAGTTTTGAGTAATAGTAAGATTATGGTGATATGGAATTCGGCGGTGGTTGAGGCTTATGGAGATGGAGAGAATAAGAAGCTTGGTGGTTTGAAGGTGAAGAATGTGGTGACTGAAGAGGTTTCTGATTTGAAGGTTTCTGGATTGTTTTTTGCAATTGGTCATGAACCTGCTACTAAGTTTTTGGATGGTCAATTAGAACTTGATTCGGATGGATATGTTGTGACGAAGCCTGGGACGACGAAGACTAGTGTTGAGGGAGTTTTTGCTGCTGGGGATGTTCAGGATAAGAAGTATAGACAAGCTATTACTGCTGCTGGCACTG GTTTGATGCTACTTGCATCTCTTGGAAGCGAATGCGAG gAAACTATGTTAAAACAATTGATGTTGTTGGAGTTTGGCAAGAGAACAATGTTGTTGAAACTGAAAAGACCATTGAAGCTCTTAAAAGAGTTGCATAGTAAATTTAGAAAAGTTCTCAGAATTGATGTTATTCTTGTTGTATAA